The following proteins are co-located in the Microbacterium immunditiarum genome:
- a CDS encoding FKBP-type peptidyl-prolyl cis-trans isomerase: MRKIPVALTVVALAAVGLTGCSQSAADACPRPSADPEVANLVTVTGDQEDVPRVKVYTPLHTDELVVGDVVRGEGAPITTVDQVAVVDVSVISAETGEEIVSTPYDGDLSRAFALSRWEQTFPTFDRIVECATEGSRIVAALPPGDVAPEAAESFGMSEEDSAVLVVDVRKVFLPRADGANQFNADRGVPSVVRAPNGRPGIIVPDGAPPSDLVVQTIKKGDGEAVSSDAPFRAHYTGLTWADREVFQTTWDGEPASLTLDSLVPGVAEALEGATVGSQVLVVVPPDLGYGEEERSGIPADSTLVFVFDILGIDAAPAE, translated from the coding sequence GTGCGCAAGATCCCCGTTGCCCTCACGGTCGTCGCCCTCGCCGCCGTCGGCTTGACCGGCTGCTCCCAGTCCGCCGCCGACGCGTGCCCACGCCCGTCCGCCGATCCCGAGGTGGCGAACCTGGTCACGGTGACTGGCGACCAGGAGGACGTGCCACGCGTCAAGGTCTACACGCCGCTCCACACCGACGAGCTCGTCGTGGGCGACGTCGTGCGTGGTGAGGGCGCCCCGATCACGACGGTCGACCAGGTCGCCGTGGTCGATGTGTCGGTCATCAGCGCCGAGACCGGCGAGGAGATCGTCTCGACGCCGTACGACGGCGATCTGTCGCGGGCGTTCGCGCTCTCGCGGTGGGAGCAGACGTTCCCGACGTTCGACCGCATCGTCGAGTGCGCGACCGAGGGCTCGCGCATCGTCGCCGCGCTCCCGCCGGGTGACGTCGCGCCCGAGGCTGCGGAGAGCTTCGGCATGTCCGAAGAGGATTCGGCCGTGCTCGTGGTTGACGTGCGCAAGGTGTTCCTGCCTCGCGCAGACGGCGCCAACCAGTTCAACGCCGATCGGGGCGTCCCCTCCGTCGTCCGCGCGCCGAACGGCCGCCCGGGCATCATCGTCCCCGACGGAGCACCGCCCTCGGACCTCGTCGTCCAGACGATCAAGAAGGGCGACGGCGAGGCCGTGTCGTCGGATGCGCCGTTCCGCGCCCACTACACGGGCCTCACGTGGGCCGACCGCGAGGTGTTCCAGACCACGTGGGACGGCGAGCCGGCATCGCTCACGCTCGACTCGCTCGTGCCCGGCGTCGCCGAGGCGCTCGAGGGCGCGACGGTGGGCTCGCAGGTGCTCGTCGTGGTGCCACCCGACCTCGGTTACGGCGAAGAGGAGCGGTCCGGGATCCCCGCCGATTCGACCCTCGTGTTCGTGTTCGACATCCTCGGGATCGACGCGGCTCCGGCCGAGTAG
- a CDS encoding helix-turn-helix transcriptional regulator gives MATDVGLTKDTILTSVAGYREQYESGASKDALEKMFERDKESLRALGVPIETIGDWADPDDLREARYRVPTTEYELPEDITFTPAEVALLNLAGTVWGESSMSADARTGLRKIRALGIDVDEPIIGYTPRISVREPSFGPLQQAIEHCRVVTFPYLKPGEAEPRMRHVQPLALVEFEGRWHLFSNDLDMDADRTFLLARVVGDVTITRQRFARELREGAGDRALAGLDAVAARNRALLEVNPGSEAALRLSRRAEPAEQGIHVHYVDINIFADELASYGPEVRVVEPEDLRDHVIRRLHATAEVHGAFEGDPQ, from the coding sequence ATGGCGACCGACGTGGGGCTCACGAAGGACACGATCCTCACGTCGGTGGCCGGCTACCGCGAGCAGTACGAGTCGGGCGCGTCCAAGGACGCCCTCGAGAAGATGTTCGAGCGCGACAAGGAGAGCCTGCGCGCGCTCGGCGTGCCGATCGAGACGATCGGCGATTGGGCAGATCCCGACGATCTCCGCGAAGCGCGCTACCGCGTTCCCACGACCGAGTACGAGCTCCCCGAAGACATCACGTTCACACCCGCCGAGGTCGCGCTGCTGAACCTCGCGGGCACCGTGTGGGGCGAGAGCTCGATGTCCGCCGACGCCCGCACGGGGCTCCGCAAGATCCGGGCGCTCGGGATCGACGTCGACGAGCCGATCATCGGCTACACGCCGCGGATCAGCGTGCGCGAGCCGTCGTTCGGTCCGCTGCAGCAGGCGATCGAGCACTGCCGCGTCGTGACCTTCCCCTATCTCAAGCCAGGCGAGGCGGAACCGCGGATGCGCCATGTGCAGCCGCTCGCCCTCGTCGAGTTCGAGGGCCGGTGGCACCTGTTCTCGAACGACCTCGACATGGACGCCGACCGCACGTTCCTGCTGGCGCGCGTCGTGGGCGACGTCACGATCACGCGGCAGCGCTTCGCGCGCGAGCTGCGCGAGGGAGCCGGCGACCGTGCCCTCGCCGGCCTCGACGCGGTCGCCGCGCGCAACAGGGCCCTGCTCGAGGTGAACCCCGGCTCCGAGGCCGCGCTGCGGCTCAGCCGCCGTGCGGAGCCCGCCGAGCAGGGCATCCACGTGCACTACGTCGACATCAACATCTTCGCCGACGAGCTGGCGTCGTACGGTCCCGAGGTGCGCGTCGTCGAGCCCGAAGACCTCCGCGACCACGTGATCCGGCGCCTGCACGCGACGGCCGAGGTGCACGGAGCGTTCGAAGGAGATCCGCAGTGA
- a CDS encoding helix-turn-helix transcriptional regulator yields MTARRQPLVATDRAALMLQLVPYLISKGEVSIAEAADEFEVTPQQMRSMVEKLPMIGLPGDSGYWQMPNDLFDIDWDLLDEQDVIVITNAVGLERAPRLTAREAAALLTGLQLARSIPGVGDTDLFTGLLRKLSRGASSAPAEVIVASAPVDAVRDAVARAVRQGVAVSFTYKAPDAPPTTRTVDPVKVHIADGQWYLQGWCHLREAMRTFHLDRVSDIELTDIAIEHGHDPVPDWFQEGKGDIVARVRFPASVAPLLGDYLDRARVETDGEWSVATMRIADEQSLKRLAARRGGAVEVLEPAGARAAARSWAEAGLAQYN; encoded by the coding sequence GTGACCGCCCGCCGCCAGCCGCTCGTCGCGACCGACCGCGCCGCCCTCATGCTGCAGCTCGTGCCGTACCTCATCTCCAAGGGCGAGGTGTCGATCGCCGAGGCCGCCGACGAGTTCGAGGTCACGCCGCAGCAGATGCGCTCGATGGTCGAGAAGCTGCCGATGATCGGCCTGCCGGGCGATAGCGGGTACTGGCAGATGCCGAACGACCTCTTCGACATCGACTGGGACCTCCTCGACGAGCAGGACGTCATCGTCATCACGAACGCGGTCGGCCTCGAGCGCGCACCGCGGCTGACGGCGCGCGAGGCGGCCGCTCTGCTCACGGGCCTCCAGCTCGCGCGCTCGATCCCGGGCGTGGGCGACACCGACCTGTTCACCGGACTCCTGCGCAAGCTCTCCCGCGGAGCGTCGAGCGCGCCCGCGGAGGTCATCGTCGCCTCCGCCCCGGTCGACGCCGTCCGCGACGCGGTCGCGCGCGCGGTCCGGCAGGGCGTGGCGGTCTCGTTCACCTACAAGGCGCCGGATGCCCCGCCCACGACGCGCACGGTCGACCCCGTCAAGGTGCACATCGCCGATGGCCAGTGGTACCTGCAGGGCTGGTGCCACCTGCGCGAGGCGATGCGCACCTTCCACCTCGACCGCGTGAGCGACATCGAGCTCACCGATATCGCGATCGAGCACGGGCACGACCCGGTGCCCGACTGGTTCCAGGAGGGCAAGGGCGACATCGTCGCGCGCGTGCGGTTCCCCGCATCCGTCGCCCCGCTTCTCGGGGACTATCTCGACCGCGCGCGCGTCGAGACGGACGGCGAGTGGTCGGTCGCCACGATGCGCATCGCCGACGAGCAGAGCCTCAAACGGCTCGCGGCCCGTCGCGGAGGCGCCGTCGAGGTGCTCGAGCCCGCGGGCGCGCGCGCCGCTGCGCGGTCGTGGGCCGAAGCCGGCCTCGCGCAGTACAACTGA
- the tatA gene encoding Sec-independent protein translocase subunit TatA: MLQGLTGWHFLIILAVILLLFGAAKLPALAKSMGQSARVFKGEMKAMKDDDAAPAATNASGSAASTEAPAADVRTDAGGTSDSKS, from the coding sequence ATGCTGCAAGGCCTCACAGGGTGGCACTTCCTGATCATCCTCGCCGTGATCCTGCTGCTGTTCGGCGCGGCCAAGCTCCCCGCGCTGGCGAAGAGCATGGGTCAGTCCGCCCGCGTGTTCAAGGGCGAGATGAAGGCGATGAAGGACGACGACGCGGCGCCCGCCGCCACGAACGCGAGCGGTTCGGCCGCCTCGACCGAGGCTCCGGCAGCCGACGTGCGCACCGACGCGGGCGGAACCTCCGACTCCAAGTCCTGA
- the tatC gene encoding twin-arginine translocase subunit TatC, which yields MSLGQHLVELRKRIMIAAIGVVAGMVVAFFITDPVIWLITEPIRAIAETSDERSKVELMFTTVTSAFDLRLRMSFAIGLLLSAPIWMWQIWAFIMPGLTRKEIRYTVGFLAAAIPLFFAGCYVGLVVMPHIVELMASFVPEGAASFFDAAYYYDFVFKLLIVVGVSFVLPVFLVALNFAGIISGKAILKGWRVAVLVACIFAALATPAADVVSMLLLAGILVVLFFAAASVSLIFDRRRAKRDAALLPGDGAP from the coding sequence ATGTCGCTCGGCCAGCACCTGGTCGAGCTCCGCAAGCGCATCATGATCGCGGCGATCGGCGTCGTCGCGGGAATGGTCGTCGCGTTCTTCATCACGGACCCGGTCATCTGGCTCATCACCGAGCCCATCCGCGCGATCGCCGAGACGTCCGACGAGCGCAGCAAGGTCGAGCTCATGTTCACGACCGTGACGTCGGCCTTCGACCTGCGGCTGCGCATGTCGTTCGCGATCGGCCTGCTCCTGTCGGCTCCGATCTGGATGTGGCAGATCTGGGCGTTCATCATGCCCGGCCTGACCCGGAAGGAGATCCGCTACACGGTCGGGTTCCTCGCCGCGGCGATCCCGCTCTTCTTCGCCGGATGCTACGTGGGCCTCGTGGTCATGCCGCACATCGTCGAGCTCATGGCATCGTTCGTGCCCGAGGGCGCCGCGTCGTTCTTCGACGCCGCCTACTACTACGACTTCGTCTTCAAGCTCCTCATCGTGGTGGGCGTCTCGTTCGTGCTGCCCGTCTTCCTCGTCGCGCTGAACTTCGCGGGCATCATCTCGGGCAAGGCGATTCTCAAGGGCTGGCGGGTCGCAGTGCTGGTCGCGTGCATCTTCGCGGCCCTCGCGACCCCGGCGGCAGACGTCGTGAGCATGCTCCTGCTGGCCGGGATCCTCGTGGTGCTGTTCTTCGCCGCGGCATCCGTCTCGCTCATCTTCGACCGCCGACGTGCCAAGCGCGACGCGGCACTCCTGCCCGGCGACGGGGCGCCGTGA
- a CDS encoding DEAD/DEAH box helicase, with protein sequence MTDPGPAERYARARESAEGDRHHPIAAAFAASQPFELDPFQLEACRALEEGRGVLVAAPTGAGKTIVGEFAVHLAMREPETKAFYTTPIKALSNQKFRELQDVYGADEVGLLTGDTNINGSARVVVMTTEVLRNMLYADSPALRGLRYVVMDEVHYLADRFRGAVWEEIIIHLPRSVRLVSLSATVSNAEEFGDWLDTVRGDTEVIVSETRPVPLEQHVLVRGDLLPLFDDRAGVATAQVNQELMRIRSFKGPLYENNRRAQSLSSARHAGYDAARRRPQRGGKRPVRSANVRRVERLDRPDVVELLRRSNLLPAIFFIFSRAGCDGAVQQARRAGLRLTTPDERREIRRTVEERTRTLLDEDLAVLGYYEWLDNLERGVASHHAGLLPAFKEVVEELFQRKLVKAVFATETLALGINMPARTVVLEKLEKFNGEARVAITSGEYTQLTGRAGRRGIDVEGHAVIQWTEGLDPQAVAALASRRTYPLNSSFRPTYNMAVNLIDQFGRARAREILESSFAQFQADRAVVGLARQVREQEESLAGYEKAMTCDRGDFTEYSGIRRELSDLEKLNRKDANANRATRDKRQREIAALRKRMQRHPCHVCPDRENHARWAERYWKLKRQIDRLRQQIDTRTGTVARIFDRVVEVLEVLDYVRVADDATTTLTPAGRTMRRIYGERDLLVAESLRLGTWSDLDVASLAALACCIVYEPRRDEAGPGEHGLPRGPFRRALADTQTLWQQLDDLERDHRLPGSEPLGTGLALAMHSWARGMPLDRVLTEADLAAGDFVRWAKQTIDLLDQLSLVAEQPVATKARQALEAVRRGIVAYTTV encoded by the coding sequence GTGACCGACCCAGGTCCTGCCGAGCGCTACGCGCGGGCGCGCGAATCCGCGGAGGGCGACCGGCACCACCCGATCGCGGCCGCGTTCGCCGCGTCGCAGCCGTTCGAGCTGGACCCTTTCCAGCTCGAGGCGTGCCGTGCGCTCGAGGAGGGGCGCGGGGTGCTCGTCGCCGCTCCCACAGGCGCCGGCAAGACGATCGTGGGCGAGTTCGCCGTGCACCTCGCGATGCGCGAGCCCGAAACGAAGGCGTTCTACACGACGCCGATCAAGGCCCTGTCGAATCAGAAGTTCCGCGAGCTGCAGGACGTGTACGGTGCCGACGAGGTCGGTCTGCTCACGGGCGACACGAACATCAACGGCAGCGCGCGCGTGGTCGTCATGACGACCGAGGTGCTGCGGAACATGCTGTACGCCGATTCGCCGGCGCTGCGGGGTCTGCGCTACGTCGTGATGGACGAGGTGCACTACCTCGCCGACCGGTTCCGCGGCGCGGTGTGGGAGGAGATCATCATCCACCTGCCGCGCAGCGTGCGGCTCGTGTCTCTGTCAGCGACGGTCTCCAACGCCGAGGAGTTCGGCGACTGGCTCGACACCGTGCGCGGCGACACCGAGGTGATCGTGTCCGAGACGCGGCCGGTGCCTCTCGAGCAGCACGTGCTCGTGCGCGGCGACCTGCTCCCGCTCTTCGACGACCGCGCGGGCGTCGCGACGGCACAGGTGAACCAGGAGCTCATGCGCATCCGCTCCTTCAAGGGGCCCCTGTACGAGAACAACCGCCGCGCCCAGTCGCTCTCCAGCGCGCGCCACGCGGGCTACGACGCGGCGCGACGTCGCCCGCAACGGGGCGGCAAGCGACCCGTCCGATCCGCGAACGTGCGGCGGGTCGAGCGGCTCGACCGTCCGGACGTCGTCGAGCTGCTGCGCCGCTCGAACCTGCTTCCCGCGATCTTCTTCATCTTCAGCCGAGCCGGATGCGACGGGGCGGTGCAGCAAGCGCGGAGAGCCGGCCTGCGACTGACCACTCCCGACGAGCGGCGCGAGATCCGCAGGACGGTCGAGGAGCGCACGCGGACTCTCCTGGACGAGGACCTCGCCGTGCTCGGGTACTACGAGTGGCTCGACAACCTCGAACGCGGTGTCGCGTCGCACCACGCGGGGCTCCTTCCCGCGTTCAAGGAGGTCGTCGAGGAGCTGTTCCAGCGCAAGTTGGTCAAGGCCGTGTTCGCGACGGAGACGCTCGCGCTCGGCATCAACATGCCCGCGCGCACGGTGGTGCTCGAGAAGCTCGAGAAGTTCAACGGCGAGGCGCGCGTCGCGATCACGTCGGGGGAGTACACGCAGCTCACCGGCCGAGCGGGTCGGCGGGGCATCGACGTCGAGGGCCACGCCGTCATCCAGTGGACCGAGGGACTCGATCCGCAGGCCGTCGCCGCCCTCGCCTCCCGCCGCACGTACCCCCTGAACTCCAGCTTCCGGCCGACCTACAACATGGCGGTCAACCTCATCGACCAGTTCGGCCGCGCACGGGCGCGCGAGATCCTCGAGTCCTCCTTCGCGCAGTTCCAAGCCGACCGGGCGGTGGTCGGACTCGCGCGTCAAGTGCGTGAGCAGGAGGAATCGCTCGCGGGCTACGAGAAGGCGATGACGTGCGACCGCGGCGACTTCACCGAGTACTCCGGCATCCGGCGCGAGCTCAGCGACCTCGAGAAGCTCAACCGCAAGGACGCGAACGCGAACCGCGCGACACGCGACAAGCGTCAGCGCGAGATCGCCGCGTTGCGGAAGCGGATGCAGCGGCACCCGTGCCACGTATGCCCCGACCGTGAGAACCACGCGCGCTGGGCGGAGCGGTACTGGAAGCTGAAGCGCCAGATCGACCGCCTGCGGCAGCAGATCGACACGCGCACCGGCACGGTCGCGCGGATCTTCGACCGCGTCGTCGAGGTGCTGGAGGTGCTCGACTACGTCCGCGTCGCGGACGACGCGACGACGACGCTCACGCCGGCGGGCCGCACGATGCGGCGCATCTACGGAGAGCGCGACCTGCTCGTCGCCGAGTCGCTGCGGCTCGGCACGTGGTCCGACCTCGACGTCGCATCGCTCGCGGCGCTGGCGTGCTGCATCGTGTACGAGCCGCGCCGCGACGAGGCGGGTCCGGGTGAGCACGGGCTCCCGCGCGGACCCTTCCGGCGCGCGCTCGCCGACACGCAGACGCTGTGGCAGCAGCTCGACGACCTGGAGCGCGATCACCGCCTGCCGGGATCCGAGCCGCTCGGCACGGGCCTCGCGCTCGCGATGCACTCGTGGGCGCGCGGCATGCCGCTCGACCGAGTCCTGACCGAGGCCGACCTCGCGGCGGGCGACTTCGTGCGGTGGGCGAAGCAGACCATCGACCTGCTCGACCAGCTCTCGCTCGTCGCCGAGCAGCCCGTCGCCACGAAGGCGCGCCAGGCGCTCGAGGCGGTGCGCCGAGGCATCGTCGCGTACACGACCGTCTGA
- the lnt gene encoding apolipoprotein N-acyltransferase, which translates to MPLSAPERPVLPLWAAVVASAAGGLLLDVAFPSVGWWPMAFPAVALALVSLIGRTAGGALLVGVVFGVAFYLMNVDFTARWVGPLPWVALSVFESLFVAVGALLITLAYRWIPRVLPTRWARLTVLPAIVAGLWTAREEVTGGFPYGGFPWGRVGTSQVGGPLIEVVSWIGTAGLSFLVVGLTAVVIEVVRMTTWRSRAIIVRAGVIPIGAVVVMLVGLAVIPAWQTTPEGDIRVVSVQGNGPAGYFDVRQRGDVLASQFDATEPLFGEEGVDAVVWPEGSVDLDPRDSAVAASALNRVSRSFDAPLVANMVRLEGEEFFNTSFVWVAGEGMTQRYDKRNPVPFGEYVPDRAFYRGIAPDLIDMIGRDYTPGVNPPVFELDGFRAGLAICFDVIYDALVWEGAADGADVYFFQTNNADFRGTDENLQQLAVARLRAIETGRSVVNISTVGTSQVIAPDGTTIDSLPADEPGAMLTDVELRTGLTPAVVAGPWIKAVLEWGSVAALAVVAGVIAAGQRANAKTPAPEGTGVSEPM; encoded by the coding sequence GTGCCCCTCTCCGCGCCCGAGCGACCGGTCCTGCCGCTGTGGGCCGCCGTCGTCGCGTCGGCGGCCGGCGGGCTGCTGCTCGACGTCGCCTTCCCGTCGGTCGGGTGGTGGCCGATGGCGTTCCCGGCGGTCGCGCTCGCCCTCGTGAGCCTCATCGGACGCACGGCAGGCGGCGCGCTGCTCGTGGGCGTGGTGTTCGGAGTCGCGTTCTACCTCATGAACGTCGACTTCACGGCGCGATGGGTGGGGCCGCTTCCGTGGGTCGCGCTCTCGGTGTTCGAGTCCCTGTTCGTCGCCGTCGGGGCACTGCTGATCACCCTCGCGTATCGCTGGATTCCGCGTGTGCTGCCGACGCGGTGGGCGCGCCTGACCGTGCTCCCAGCCATCGTGGCGGGGCTGTGGACGGCCCGTGAGGAGGTCACGGGCGGCTTCCCCTACGGCGGGTTCCCGTGGGGGAGGGTCGGCACGAGCCAGGTGGGCGGGCCGCTCATCGAGGTGGTCTCGTGGATCGGCACGGCGGGGCTCTCGTTCCTCGTCGTGGGCCTGACGGCCGTCGTGATCGAGGTCGTGCGCATGACGACGTGGCGGTCGCGGGCGATCATCGTCCGCGCGGGAGTGATCCCGATCGGCGCGGTCGTCGTGATGCTCGTCGGACTCGCGGTCATCCCCGCATGGCAGACGACGCCGGAGGGCGACATCCGCGTGGTGAGCGTCCAGGGCAACGGACCGGCCGGGTACTTCGACGTTCGGCAGCGGGGCGACGTCCTCGCGTCGCAGTTCGACGCGACCGAGCCCCTGTTCGGCGAGGAGGGCGTCGACGCCGTCGTGTGGCCCGAGGGCTCGGTCGACCTCGATCCGCGAGACTCGGCAGTCGCGGCATCCGCGTTGAATCGCGTCTCGCGCTCGTTCGACGCGCCGCTCGTCGCGAACATGGTGCGCCTCGAGGGCGAGGAGTTCTTCAACACGTCCTTCGTGTGGGTCGCCGGCGAGGGCATGACCCAGAGGTACGACAAGCGCAACCCGGTGCCGTTCGGCGAGTACGTGCCCGACCGCGCGTTCTACCGGGGGATCGCTCCCGACCTCATCGACATGATCGGTCGCGACTACACGCCCGGAGTCAACCCACCCGTGTTCGAGCTCGACGGGTTCCGCGCGGGCCTCGCGATCTGCTTCGACGTCATCTACGACGCGCTCGTGTGGGAAGGCGCGGCCGACGGCGCGGACGTGTACTTCTTCCAGACGAACAACGCCGACTTCCGCGGCACCGACGAGAACCTGCAGCAGCTCGCCGTCGCGCGACTGCGAGCGATCGAGACCGGCCGCTCGGTCGTGAACATCTCGACGGTGGGGACGAGCCAGGTGATCGCCCCGGACGGCACGACGATCGACTCGCTGCCGGCTGACGAGCCGGGGGCGATGCTCACCGACGTCGAGCTGCGGACAGGGCTCACTCCCGCCGTCGTCGCCGGCCCGTGGATCAAGGCGGTGCTCGAGTGGGGGAGCGTCGCGGCCCTCGCCGTCGTCGCGGGCGTCATCGCAGCGGGCCAGCGCGCGAACGCGAAAACGCCGGCCCCCGAAGGGACCGGCGTCTCAGAGCCGATGTGA
- a CDS encoding RNA polymerase-binding protein RbpA — MADRSLRGIRIGAQSLQSEEGVVFHERAQHIYSCTSCGRDTTLTFAAEAEVPQTWECRTCGAEALLRIGDKTASVDHSDDKAPRTHWDMLLERRTIPELEELLEERLAYIRARRGAGEDVTKESADRMTA, encoded by the coding sequence ATGGCAGACCGCAGCCTGCGCGGCATCCGGATCGGCGCCCAGAGCTTACAGAGCGAAGAGGGCGTCGTCTTCCACGAGCGCGCACAGCACATCTACTCGTGCACGTCGTGTGGACGTGACACGACTTTGACTTTCGCAGCCGAGGCCGAGGTGCCCCAGACATGGGAGTGCCGGACGTGTGGCGCCGAGGCGCTTCTGCGCATCGGCGACAAGACGGCGTCGGTCGACCACAGCGACGACAAGGCTCCGCGCACCCACTGGGACATGCTGCTGGAGCGTCGCACCATCCCGGAGCTCGAGGAGCTCCTCGAGGAGCGTCTCGCCTACATCCGCGCGCGTCGCGGTGCCGGCGAAGACGTCACCAAGGAGTCAGCCGACCGCATGACCGCGTGA
- a CDS encoding glycerophosphodiester phosphodiesterase family protein: MPGPERPDPGARHPWFTATDAPRVLAHRGLVVPSDARDGVVENSFAAVAAAHAAGVTYVESDCHLTADGTVVLFHDESLVRVTGDPRAVAEVTTRELESLMESRGGLITLEQALDAFPSLRFNLDVKAADAATAVGRIVAKHGDRVLVTSFSDARRREALRTAEAGGGIRPATSPGTETVARVLSALAVRSERLVRRTLTGVDALQIPERRGALRVVTPRLVEAAHRHGIEVHVWTVNDPADMRRLVAMGVDGIVTDRADIALDTLS, from the coding sequence ATGCCGGGGCCTGAGCGCCCGGACCCAGGGGCGCGGCATCCGTGGTTCACCGCCACCGACGCGCCGCGTGTGCTCGCCCACCGAGGTCTCGTCGTGCCCTCCGACGCGCGCGACGGCGTCGTCGAGAACTCCTTCGCGGCGGTCGCTGCTGCGCACGCGGCCGGGGTGACCTACGTCGAGTCGGACTGCCATCTCACCGCCGACGGAACAGTGGTGCTCTTCCACGACGAGAGCCTCGTACGTGTCACGGGCGACCCCCGCGCCGTCGCGGAGGTGACGACGCGCGAGCTCGAGAGCCTCATGGAGTCGCGCGGCGGCCTCATCACGCTCGAGCAGGCGCTCGACGCGTTCCCGAGCCTGCGGTTCAACCTCGACGTCAAGGCAGCGGATGCCGCGACCGCCGTCGGCCGCATCGTCGCGAAGCACGGCGATCGCGTGCTCGTGACGAGCTTCTCGGACGCCCGACGGCGTGAGGCGCTGCGCACGGCGGAGGCGGGTGGCGGCATCCGTCCCGCGACTTCCCCCGGCACCGAGACCGTCGCACGCGTCCTCTCCGCCCTCGCCGTGCGCTCGGAGCGGCTCGTTCGCCGCACGCTCACCGGCGTCGACGCACTGCAGATTCCGGAGCGCCGGGGCGCTCTGCGGGTCGTGACGCCGCGCCTCGTTGAGGCCGCTCACCGGCACGGAATCGAGGTCCACGTGTGGACAGTGAACGACCCCGCCGACATGCGGCGCCTCGTCGCGATGGGCGTCGACGGAATCGTCACGGACCGCGCCGACATCGCGCTTGACACGCTGTCGTGA
- a CDS encoding SPFH domain-containing protein, with the protein MNTVDPGAFIGQIFIVVLLIVLAIFVIVVIFRSIRIIPQAYAGIVERLGRYQRTLQPGLNLLVPFIDRLRPLVDMREQVVSFPPQPVITEDNLVVSIDTVVYFQVTDARAATYEIANYLSAVEQLTTTTLRNVVGGLNLEEALTSRDEINGQLRVVLDEATGKWGLRVSRVELKAIDPPLSIQDSMEKQMRAERDRRAAILTAEGTKQSAILQAEGQRQAEILRAEGDKQAAVLRAQGEAEAIETVFNAIHVGDPDDKLLAYQYLQTLPKIAESPSSKLWIIPSEFTEALNGIGQAFAGRATGSDGGVSDARAPRRSRIGASDSTADEALAAAHAAAHAADEIASEARADVSGRLPEAQSDAPAAPPVPPLPPLPPVPPVPPAPATGDDTDGPNDTNRQADAGA; encoded by the coding sequence ATGAACACCGTCGATCCCGGCGCCTTCATCGGCCAGATCTTCATCGTCGTCCTGCTGATCGTCCTGGCGATCTTCGTGATCGTCGTGATCTTCCGGTCGATCCGGATCATCCCCCAGGCGTACGCGGGCATCGTCGAGCGACTCGGCCGCTACCAGCGCACGCTGCAGCCGGGCCTGAACCTCCTCGTGCCGTTCATCGACCGGCTTCGTCCGCTCGTCGACATGCGCGAGCAGGTCGTGTCGTTCCCGCCGCAGCCTGTGATCACCGAGGACAACCTCGTGGTGTCGATCGACACGGTCGTGTACTTCCAGGTCACCGACGCGCGCGCGGCGACGTACGAGATCGCGAACTACCTGAGCGCCGTCGAGCAGCTCACCACGACGACGCTCCGGAACGTCGTCGGCGGCCTGAACCTCGAAGAGGCGCTCACGAGCCGCGACGAGATCAACGGCCAGCTGCGCGTCGTGCTCGACGAGGCGACCGGCAAGTGGGGGCTTCGCGTCTCCCGCGTCGAGCTCAAGGCGATCGATCCGCCGCTGTCGATCCAGGACTCGATGGAGAAGCAGATGCGCGCCGAGCGCGACCGCCGCGCCGCGATCCTGACCGCCGAGGGCACCAAGCAGTCGGCGATCCTCCAGGCCGAGGGTCAGCGGCAGGCCGAGATCCTGCGCGCCGAGGGCGACAAGCAGGCGGCGGTCCTGCGCGCCCAGGGTGAGGCCGAGGCGATCGAGACGGTCTTCAACGCGATCCACGTCGGCGACCCCGACGACAAGCTCCTCGCGTACCAGTACCTCCAGACGCTGCCGAAGATCGCCGAGAGCCCGTCCAGCAAGCTGTGGATCATCCCGAGCGAGTTCACCGAGGCCCTCAACGGCATCGGGCAGGCCTTCGCCGGACGAGCGACCGGCAGCGACGGCGGGGTATCCGACGCGCGCGCACCCCGACGCTCGCGGATCGGCGCATCGGACTCGACGGCCGACGAGGCCCTGGCGGCGGCGCACGCGGCGGCGCATGCCGCGGACGAGATCGCGAGCGAGGCACGCGCCGACGTGAGCGGCAGGCTGCCCGAGGCGCAGTCGGACGCACCGGCCGCTCCCCCGGTCCCGCCCCTTCCGCCCCTTCCGCCGGTCCCGCCCGTGCCGCCTGCCCCCGCCACAGGCGACGACACGGACGGCCCGAACGACACGAACCGACAGGCGGATGCCGGGGCCTGA